One genomic region from Chthonomonas calidirosea T49 encodes:
- the dnaN gene encoding DNA polymerase III subunit beta, with protein sequence MVTTPIETNSSLKAICPRKDLFSAVQAVAHAVSGRSPLPILSHILIRSEEGGLRLVATDLELGISCRVAATVQEPGALTAPARTLAEVLGNLPDKSDVALSVDRSHTVRLHCERSDYKILGLPAEEYPQLPEVADAVSFTVPQAVLKEMIRKTIFAVSSDEGRAILTGILMVVEENALHLVSTDTHRLALCTVALNNVRGTQNAVVPSRTMNELLRLLTDSEGDVNVTISSNQVRFLLPGEDDVQIVSRLIEGQFPPYQRVIPTEYRRRLSIPTQPFLQAVKRASIVARDSASAHRIILRTDEDKLVLTAENQIVGSAYEELEVLREGDDVEVAFNARYLLDVLSVIEEEGVTLDLTEPLKPGVIRPIAQVEEEENSGFDLDYLCVLMPMQIV encoded by the coding sequence ATGGTAACCACACCCATCGAAACCAACAGCAGCTTGAAGGCTATCTGCCCTCGTAAAGATCTTTTTTCCGCTGTGCAGGCCGTCGCACATGCGGTGAGCGGCCGCAGTCCCTTGCCCATCCTCAGCCACATCCTTATTCGTTCGGAGGAGGGCGGTCTGCGCCTTGTGGCCACAGACCTGGAGTTGGGCATCTCCTGCCGTGTCGCGGCCACCGTGCAAGAGCCTGGGGCGCTAACCGCACCGGCACGTACCTTGGCGGAGGTGCTTGGCAACCTGCCCGATAAGAGCGATGTGGCCCTCTCCGTCGATCGCAGCCACACCGTGCGCCTCCACTGCGAGCGATCCGACTACAAAATCCTCGGCCTTCCTGCCGAGGAGTATCCTCAGCTGCCGGAGGTGGCCGATGCCGTCTCCTTTACCGTGCCGCAAGCCGTTCTCAAAGAGATGATCCGAAAAACCATTTTCGCCGTCTCCTCCGATGAAGGACGCGCCATCCTTACCGGCATTCTTATGGTGGTTGAGGAGAACGCACTGCATCTAGTCTCCACCGACACCCATCGTCTTGCCCTCTGTACGGTGGCCCTCAACAACGTGCGCGGAACCCAGAACGCTGTGGTGCCCTCACGCACCATGAACGAGCTTCTGCGTCTTCTTACCGATAGTGAGGGTGACGTCAACGTTACCATCTCCTCCAACCAGGTCCGCTTCCTGCTGCCTGGAGAGGACGATGTGCAGATCGTCTCGCGCCTCATCGAGGGCCAGTTCCCGCCCTATCAGCGCGTCATTCCCACAGAGTACCGCCGCCGCCTCTCCATTCCAACTCAGCCCTTCCTTCAGGCGGTGAAACGCGCCTCCATCGTCGCGCGAGACAGCGCCAGCGCCCATCGCATCATTCTACGCACCGATGAGGACAAGCTTGTGCTGACCGCGGAAAACCAGATCGTCGGCAGCGCTTATGAGGAGCTCGAGGTGCTACGAGAGGGCGATGATGTGGAGGTGGCTTTCAATGCCCGCTACCTTCTCGATGTGCTCTCGGTGATTGAGGAGGAGGGCGTTACGCTCGACCTCACCGAGCCACTGAAGCCGGGGGTCATCCGCCCCATTGCACAGGTGGAAGAAGAAGAGAACAGCGGGTTTGATCTCGATTATCTCTGCGTGCTGATGCCGATGCAGATCGTCTAG